In Arachis hypogaea cultivar Tifrunner chromosome 17, arahy.Tifrunner.gnm2.J5K5, whole genome shotgun sequence, a single window of DNA contains:
- the LOC112765061 gene encoding uncharacterized protein: MEVAVASPSPPGSPSMMDHFDFNGARISPYLSAPSSPRRFGEYYNLSAPTSPSRLREFYSDFDYFTSAAPSPSLNGGAAEHDDGFAFFVSGESVKSPRSAEELFHGGKIKPMREDELLESSRSPLLQHQPKLSPIAQGKKAIREALSPRKKRDSSNGNQAFEERRGRDRTPAAVSSSSRRVSRSHSPYRVSHYTWEEELHHHQQLQQVQGNTNKEDLKSAASLSSSSSSSSSKSSKRWRLRDLLLFRSASEGRGTTKDPFRKYPLFFKKPEEAAKASSSSSSSFRNSEMPPKSRRKEAVSAHELHYARKKAESQDLKKRTFLPYKQGILGRLAGFGSPAR, from the coding sequence ATGGAAGTGGCAGTAGCAAGTCCCAGCCCTCCAGGGAGTCCATCAATGATGGATCACTTCGATTTCAATGGTGCAAGGATCTCACCATATCTCAGTGCTCCTTCTTCGCCCCGCCGTTTCGGTGAATACTATAACTTGAGTGCTCCAACCAGCCCTTCAAGGCTTCGCGAGTTTTACTCCGATTTCGATTACTTCACCTCCGCCGCGCCTTCTCCGAGTCTCAACGGCGGCGCTGCTGAGCACGACGACGGTTTTGCGTTTTTTGTTAGCGGTGAATCGGTGAAGTCCCCTCGCTCGGCGGAAGAGCTCTTCCACGGCGGGAAAATCAAGCCTATGAGGGAGGATGAGTTATTGGAATCTTCTAGAAGCCCGCTCCTACAGCACCAACCGAAGCTGTCTCCGATTGCGCAAGGGAAGAAGGCGATCCGGGAGGCTCTGTCTCCTCGAAAGAAGAGAGATTCCAGCAACGGCAACCAGGCGTTTGAGGAGAGAAGGGGAAGAGATCGGACACCCGCGGCGGTTTCTTCTTCGAGTCGGAGAGTGTCGAGGTCGCACTCTCCTTACAGAGTATCCCACTACACGTGGGAAGAAGAGCTCCACCATCATCAGCAATTACAACAAGTGCAGGGTAATACCAACAAGGAGGATCTGAAATCGGcggcttctctttcttcttcttcttcttcctcttcttcgaaGAGCTCGAAGAGGTGGAGGTTGAGGGATTTGTTGCTCTTTCGAAGCGCCTCGGAAGGGAGAGGTACCACCAAGGATCCTTTCAGGAAGTACCCTCTTTTCTTCAAGAAGCCCGAAGAAGCAGCcaaagcttcttcttcttcttcttcgagctTCAGAAATTCTGAGATGCCACCAAAGTCGAGAAGGAAAGAAGCAGTTTCGGCACATGAGTTGCACTACGCTAGAAAGAAGGCTGAATCTCAGGATTTGAAGAAGAGAACCTTCTTGCCTTACAAACAGGGCATTTTGGGCAGGTTGGCGGGTTTCGGATCTCCAGCCAGATAG